From Nicotiana tabacum cultivar K326 chromosome 22, ASM71507v2, whole genome shotgun sequence, one genomic window encodes:
- the LOC107820693 gene encoding uncharacterized protein C24B11.05-like — protein MESIARSNSLKYECLLFDMDDTLYPLSSGLNLACRKNLEEFMLHYLDIEETEVPKMCLELYREHGTTMAGLKELGYEFDNDKFHGLVHGRLPYDEVLKPDPLLRNLLLSMPQRKIIFTNGDKAHAIRVLTKMGLADCFEGIICFETLNPPQEKYNYEYQVSNKRQGEQVAKPRILCKPSLEAMEAAIRIANVDPKKTIFFDDSARNIASGKQAGLHTVIVGTSTLVPGADHALRSIHNIKEAIPHIWEEDGEYPDQLQVIQSNAAELTVVQA, from the exons ATGGAATCCATTGCACGATCCAACAGTCTTAAGTACGAGTGCCTGCTGTTTG ATATGGATGACACTTTGTATCCGCTGAGCTCAGGTCTCAACTTAGCTTGTCGCAAAAATCTAGAAG AGTTTATGTTGCATTACCTGGATATTGAAGAaaccgaagtgccaaagatgtgCTTGGAACTATATAGGGAGCACGGGACAACAATGGCTGGCTTGAAG GAGCTAGGATACGAATTTGACAACGATAAATTTCATGGTTTGGTGCATGGAAGATTGCCGTACGATGAAGTGCTAAAGCCTGATCCACTGCTGAGGAACCTCCTCCTTTCCATGCCACAGCGCAAAATA ATTTTCACAAACGGGGATAAAGCGCATGCTATTCGAGTCCTCACTAAGATGGGCTTGGCAGATTGTTTTGAAGGTATTATATGCTTCGAGACTCTAAATCCTCCTCAAGAAAAATATAATTATGAGTATCAAGTCTCAAATAAAAGGCAGGGCGAACAAGTTGCTAAACCTCGCATCTTATGTAAGCCTTCGCTGGAAGCAATGGAGGCTGCTATTCGAATTGCAAACGTTGATCCAAAGAAAACT ATTTTTTTCGATGACAGTGCTCGGAACATAGCAAGTGGCAAACAAGCTGGACTGCATACCGTAATT GTGGGAACCTCGACTTTAGTGCCAGGAGCAGATCACGCATTGAGGAGCATACACAACATAAAAGAAGCCATTCCTCATATATGGGAAGAAGATGGAGAATATCCAGATCAGCTTCAAGTTATCCAATCCAATGCCGCAGAATTAACTGTTGTACAAGCATAA
- the LOC107810622 gene encoding uncharacterized protein LOC107810622, with amino-acid sequence MQVQLWWQSHTSSSLPLSSILYREEAIAAGATWHIHNNNALSAAALSLRFSRNPNLTSRRFRLVTFTSNATFDDGDTRNDNVNDTGDRGDDDDDDDDGVEIEIEIIGKRRRRIRSKIAVNASLQNVWEVLTDYERLADFIPGLAVSQLLQKEPNFARLLQIGEQDLAFGLKFNAKGIVDCYEKDLEDLPIGQRRDIEFKMVEGDFKLFEGKWSIEQMCNPGSVKEHDSSAGQPFHTTLFYIVDVEPKLWLPVRVIEGRLCKEIKTNLRSVREEAQKVYLTSLSSY; translated from the exons atgCAAGTCCAGTTGTGGTGGCAGAGTCATACCTCTTCTTCACTGCCCCTATCTTCAATTTTGTACCGTGAGGAAGCCATTGCAGCTGGTGCTACGTGGCACATCCACAACAACAATGCATTATCCGCCGCCGCCCTCAGCCTCAGGTTTAGCCGAAACCCTAACCTAACCTCTCGAAGATTTCGTCTCGTTACTTTCACGTCAAACGCTACCTTTGACGATGGCGACACTCGGAATGATAATGTCAATGATACGGGAGACCGAGGCGACgacgatgacgatgatgatgacggCGTTGAGATTGAGATTGAAATAATTGGGAAACGTCGTCGGCGAATTCGATCCAAGATAGCCGTGAACGCCAGCTTGCAGAACGTGTGGGAAGTCCTCACTGATTATGAAAGGTTAGCTGATTTCATCCCCGGTCTTGCCGTCAGCCAGTTGCTTCAGAAGGAGCCTAATTTCGCCCGGCTTCTTCAG ATTGGGGAACAAGACTTAGCATTTGGGCTCAAATTTAATGCTAAAGGTATCGTTGATTGTTATGAGAAAGATCTTGAAGATCTCCCCATTGGTCAGAGGCGTGATATTGAGTTTAAGATGGTGGAAGGTGACTTCAAACTTTTTGAAGGGAAATGGTCTATCGAACAGATG TGCAACCCAGGTAGTGTTAAAGAGCATGATTCTTCTGCGGGCCAACCATTTCATACAACTCTCTTCTACATTGTTGATGTTGAACCTAAGCTTTGGTTGCCTGTGCGGGTTATTGAAGGCAGACTCTGTAAGGAGATAAAAACCAACCTGCGGTCTGTTAGGGAAGAAGCACAAAAAGTATATCTTACTTCATTATCATCTTATTAA